One Solea senegalensis isolate Sse05_10M linkage group LG3, IFAPA_SoseM_1, whole genome shotgun sequence genomic window carries:
- the LOC122766851 gene encoding diacylglycerol kinase eta-like produces the protein HIICPGLRAGLAASIAGSSIISKMLLANIDPFGATPFIDPDLDSLEGYMEKCVMNNYFGIGLDAKISLEFNNKREEHPEKCRSRTKNMMWYGVLGTKELLQRTYKNLEQKVQLECDGQYIPLPSLQGIAVLNIPSYAGGTNFWGGTKEDDIFCAPSFDDKILEVVAVFGSMQMAVSRVIKLQHHRIAQCRTVKITILGDEGVPIQVDGEAWIQPPGVIKIQHKNRAQMLTRDRAFENTLKSWEDKLKYDKGPLRPHLYPQQSVDLATEEEATLVQMCARAAEELITRICEAAKTNGLLEQELAHAVNAASHAINKTHPKFPESLTRNTAIEVASTVKALYNETESLLLGRVSLQLDPPEEEQLSGALQTAELELGKLGEIPWLYHILQPNDEEDHSLGYGKRNSRSSMFRIVPKFKKEKTSKKMSPQSVERWGTEEVGVWLEQLSLGEYRDTFTRHDIRGAELLHLERRDLKDLGISKVGHMKRILQGTKDLAKASMIDL, from the exons cacatcatctgtcctg gcctGCGTGCCGGTCTCGCCGCCTCCATCGCTGGCAGCTCCATCATCAGTAAGATGTTATTGGCAAACATCGACCCGTTTGGTGCCACGCCCTTCATCGACCCCGACCTGGACTCACT agAGGGCTACATGGAGAAGTGTGTGATGAACAACTACTTCGGCATCGGTCTGGACGCCAAGATCTCACTGGAGTTCAACAACAAGAGGGAGGAGCATCCTGAGAAATGCAG gAGTCGCACCAAAAACATGATGTGGTACGGAGTTCTGGGCacaaaggagctgctgcagagaaccTACAAGAACCTGGAGCAGAAGGTCCAGCTGGAG TGTGACGGTCAGTACATCCCTCTGCCGAGTCTCCAGGGAATCGCTGTGTTGAACATTCCCAGCTACGCAGGCGGGACAAACTTCTGGGGCGGGACCAAGGAGGACGAC ATCTTCTGTGCTCCGTCGTTCGATGATAAGATCCTGGAGGTGGTGGCTGTGTTTGGGAGCATGCAGATGGCCGTGTCCCGGGTCATCAAACTGCAGCACCATCGCATCGCACAG tgtCGGACAGTGAAGATCACCATCCTGGGAGATGAAGGTGTTCCCATCCAGGTGGACGGAGAAGCCTGGATCCAGCCGCCCGGGGTCATCAAGATCCAGCACAAGAACCGGGCTCAGATGCTCACCAGAGACCGG gcGTTTGAGAACACACTGAAGTCGTGGGAGGACAAACTCAAGTATGACAAAGGTCCTCTGAGGCCACACCTCTACCCACAGCAGTCTGTGGACCTGGCCACTGAGGAGGAGGCCACGCTGGTGCAGATGTGTGCTCGAGCTGCTGAGGAGCTCATCACAAG GATCTGTGAGGCTGCAAAGACCAACGGGCTTTTAGAGCAGGAGCTGGCTCATGCTGTCAACGCTGCGTCGCACGCCATCAACAAGACACACCCCAAGTTTCCAGAG AGTCTGACCAGAAACACGGCGATAGAAGTGGCCAGCACGGTCAAAGCTCTGTACAACGAGACCGAGTCTCTGCTGCTGGGCAGAGTCTCTCTG CAGCTGGATCctccagaggaggagcagctgtcTGGAGCTCTGCAGACGGCCGAGCTGGAACTGGGAAAACTGGGAGAGATTCCGTGGCTTTATCACATCCTGCAGCCCAACGACGAAGAG GATCACTCTCTGGGTTACGGCAAGAGGAACAGTCGCAGCAGCATGTTCCGCATTGTCCCCAAGTTCAAGAAGGAGAAGACGTCCAAGAAGATGAGTCCTCAGTcag tggagaggtggggcaCAGAGGAAGTGGGCGTGTGGCTGGAGCAGCTGAGTCTCGGCGAGTACAGAGACACCTTCACCCGACACGACATCCGAGGGGCGGAGCTGCTGCACCTGGAGAGGAGGGACCtgaag gaTCTGGGGATATCGAAAGTGGGTCATATGAAGAGAATTCTCCAGGGAACTAAAGACCTGGCCAAGGCCTCCATGATTGACCTCTAA
- the LOC122766512 gene encoding LOW QUALITY PROTEIN: DNA-directed RNA polymerase II subunit RPB1-like (The sequence of the model RefSeq protein was modified relative to this genomic sequence to represent the inferred CDS: inserted 2 bases in 2 codons), giving the protein MHGPPSGDSACPLRLIKRVQFGVLSPDELKRMSVTEGGIKYPETTEGGRPKLGGLMDPRQGVIERTGRCQTCAGNMTECPGHFGHIELAKPVFHVCFITKIIKVLRCVCFFCSKLLVDSNNPKIKDILIKSKGQPRKRLTHVYELCKGKNICEGGEEMDNKFGVEQQENEEDLTKEKGHGGCGRYQPRIRRTGLELYAEWKHVNEDSQEKKILLSPERVHEIFKRISDEEDVILGMDPKFARPEWMIVTVLPVPPLAVRPAVVMQGSARNQDDLTHKLADIVKINNQLRRNEQSGAAAHVIAEDVKLLQFHVATMVDNELPGLPRAMQKSGRPLKSIKQRLKGKEGRVRGNLMGKRVDFSARTVITPDPNLQIDQVGVPRSIAANMTFPEIVTPFNIDRLQELVRRGNSQYPGAKYIIRDNGDRIDLRFHPKPSDLHLQIGYKVERHMCDGDIVIFNRQPTLHKMSMMGHRVRILPWSTFRLNLSVTTPYNADFDGDEMNLHLPQSLETRAEIQELAMVPRMIVTPQSNRPVMGIVQDTLTAVRKFTKRDVFLERGEVMNLLMFLSTWDGKMPQPAILKPRPLWTGKQIFSLIIPGHINVIRTHSTHPDDEDSGPYKHISPGDTKVIVENGELIMGILCKKSLGTSAGSLVHISYLEMGHDITRLFYSNIQTVVNNWLLIEGHSIGIGDSIADAKTYLDIQNTIKKAKQDVIEVIEKAHNNELEPTPGNTLRQTFENQVNRILNDARDKTGSSAQKSLSEYNNFKSMVVAGSKGSKINISQVIAVVGQQNVEGKRIPFGFKHRTLPHFIKDDYGPESRGFVENSYLAGLTPTEFFFHAMGGREGLIDTAVKTAETGYIQRRLIKSMESVMVKYDGTVRNSINQVVQLRYGEDGLAGENVEFQNLATVKPSHKAFEKKFRFDCTNERALRRILQEDVVKDVQTNAHVQGVLEREFDRMKEDRDTLRTIFPTGDSKVVLPCNLARMIWNAQKIFRINTRTPTDLNPLRVVEGVHELSKKLVIVNGDDPLSKQAQQNATLLFNIHLRSTLCSKRMTEEFRLSTEAFDWLLGEIETKFNQSIAHPGEMVGALAAQSLGEPATQMTLNTFHYAGVSAKNVTLGVPRLKELINISKRPKTPSLTVFLLGQAARDAERAKDILCRLEHTTLRKVTANTAIYYDPNPQNTVVAEDQEWVNVYYEMPDFDVTRISPWLLRIELDRKHMTDRKLTMEQIAEKINAGFGDDLNCIFNDDNAEKLVLRIRIMNSDENKFQEDEEVVDKMDDDVFLRCIESNMLTDMTLQGIEQISKVYMHLPQTDNKKKIIITEDGEFKALQEWILETDGVSLMRVLSEKDVDPVRTTSNDIVEIFTVLGIEAVRKALERELYHVISFDGSYVNYRHLALLCDTMTCRGHLMAITRHGINRQDTGPLMKCSFEETVDVLMEASSHGESDPMKGVSENIMLGQLAPAGTGCFDLLLDAEKCKYGMEIPTNIPGISVAGPTGMFFGTVPSPMSGMSPAMTPWNTGATPAYGAWSPSVGSGMTPGAAGFSPSAASDASGFSPGYSPAWSPTPGSPGSPGPASPYIPSPGGAMSPNYSPTSPAYEPRSPGGYTPQSPGYSPTSPSYSPTSPXPPTSPNYSPASPSYSPTSPSYSPTSPSYSPTSPSYSPTSPSYSPTSPSYSPTSPSYSPTSPSYSPTSPSYSPTSPSYSPTSPSYSPTSPSYSPTSPSYSPTSPSYSPTSPSYSPTSPSYSPTSPNYTPTSPSYSPTSPSYSPTSPSYSPTSPNYTPTSPNYSPTSPSYSPTSPSYSPSSPRYTPQSPTYTPSSPSYSPSSPSYSPTSPKYTPTSPSYSPSSPEYTPTSPKYSPTSPKYSPTSPKYSPTSPTYSPTTPKYSPTSRLTPDLPTYTPTSPKYSPTXPTYSPTSPKYSPVSHILPTSPKGSTYSPTSPLYSPTSPTYSPAISPEDSDEENN; this is encoded by the exons ATGCACGGACCGCCCTCCGGCGACAGCGCATGCCCATTGCGCCTGATCAAGAGAGTTCAATTCGGCGTCCTCAGCCCAGATGAGCTT AAACGGATGTCTGTCACAGAAGGGGGGATTAAATACCCCGAAACAACAGAAGGAGGACGTCCTAAACTTGGTGGCCTCATGGACCCAAGACAGGGTGTCATTGAAAGAACTGGACGATGTCAGACATGTGCAG GCAACATGACAGAATGTCCAGGTCACTTTGGGCACATAGAACTGGCAAAGCCAGTTTTCCACGTTTGCTTTATTACAAAGATAATAAAGGTTCTCCGATGTGTCTGCTTCTTCTGTTCCAAGCTATTAGTGGATTCA aacAATCCAAAAATCAAAGACATCTTGATAAAATCTAAAGGGCAGCCCAGAAAGCGTTTGACACACGTCTATGAGCTGTGCAAAGGAAAAAATATATGTGAAGGTGGGGAGGAAATGGATAACAAATTTGGAGTGGAACAGCAGGAGAATGAGGAGGACCTCACCAAGGAGAAG GGTCACGGTGGCTGTGGGCGCTACCAGCCACGCATCAGACGCACTGGCTTGGAGCTGTATGCGGAATGGAAGCACGTTAATGAGGATtcacaggagaaaaaaatcCTGCTGAGTCCTGAGCGTGTACATGAGATCTTTAAGCGCATCTCAGATGAAGAGGATGTTATCCTGGGCATGGACCCCAAGTTTGCCCGGCCCGAATGGATGATTGTGACTGTGTTGCCCGTGCCTCCACTGGCTGTAAGGCCTGCTGTAGTAATGCAAGGATCTGCTCGCAACCAG GATGACCTGACCCACAAGCTGGCCGATATTGTTAAAATCAACAACCAGCTGAGAAGAAACGAGCAGAGTGGTGCAGCAGCTCATGTAATAGCTGAAGACGTCAAGTTGCTTCAGTTTCACGTCGCCACAATGGTGGACAATGAATTGCCAGGCCTGCCAAGG GCAATGCAAAAATCTGGCCGTCCTCTGAAATCCATAAAGCAACGCTTAAAAGGAAAGGAGGGGCGAGTTCGAGGTAACCTCATGGGCAAGCGTGTGGACTTCTCAGCCCGAACTGTCATCACCCCAGACCCCAACCTGCAAATCGATCAAGTGGGCGTGCCACGATCCATCGCAGCTAATATGACCTTCCCAGAAATCGTCACACCATTTAACATTGACAG ACTGCAAGAGCTGGTGCGAAGAGGCAACAGCCAGTACCCAGGAGCCAAATACATCATACGCGACAATGGAGACAGAATTGACCTCCGCTTCCACCCCAAACCCAGTGACCTTCACCTGCAGATAGGCTACAAG GTGGAAAGGCACATGTGTGACGGTGACATTGTTATCTTCAACCGGCAACCCACACTACATAAAATGTCTATGATGGGGCACAGGGTTCGGATTCTGCCCTGGTCCACATTTCGACTTAATCTCAG TGTCACCACCCCATACAATGCTGACTTTGATGGGGATGAGATGAACCTTCACCTGCCTCAGTCCCTGGAGACCAGGGCAGAGATTCAGGAGCTGGCCATGGTGCCACGTATGATTGTTACGCCCCAGTCCAACAGACCCGTCATGGGTATTGTGCAGGACACTCTCACCGCTGTACGCAAATTCACAAAGAGGGACGTCTTCTTAGAGAGG GGTGAAGTCATGAATCTCCTCATGTTCTTGTCCACCTGGGACGGGAAAATGCCTCAACCGGCCATTCTCAAACCACGTCCTCTGTGGACAGGCAAGCAGATCTTCAGTCTCATCATTCCCGGACACATCAATGTCATCCGCACTCACAGCACTCACCCTGACGATGAGGACAGCGGTCCATACAAACACATCTCACCTGGGGATACCAAG GTGATAGTGGAAAATGGTGAGTTGATCATGGGCATCCTGTGTAAGAAGTCTCTTGGAACGTCAGCTGGCTCCCTCGTCCACATTTCCTACCTGGAGATGGGTCATGACATCACCAGACTCTTCTACTCCAACATTCAGACTGTGGTCAACAACTGGCTGCTCATCGAGG GTCATTCCATTGGTATTGGTGACTCCATCGCTGATGCCAAAACATACCTCGACATTCAGAACACCATCAAGAAAGCCAAGCAGGATGTGATAGAG GTCATTGAGAAAGCCCACAACAATGAGCTAGAGCCGACCCCTGGTAACACACTGAGACAGACCTTTGAGAACCAGGTGAATCGTATCCTCAACGACGCCCGTGACAAAACGGGATCGTCCGCCCAGAAGTCTCTGTCTGAGTACAACAACTTCAAGTCCATGGTGGTCGCTGGTTCCAAGGGTTCAAAGATTAACATTTCACAG GTTATTGCTGTGGTGGGGCAACAGAACGTGGAGGGTAAAAGAATTCCCTTTGGCTTCAAACACCGCACACTGCCCCACTTCATCAAAGATGACTACGGTCCTGAGAGTAGAGGCTTTGTGGAGAACTCCTACCTGGCCGGCTTGACACCAACAGAGTTCTTCTTTCACGCCATGGGAGGCAGAGAGGGTCTGATTGATACGGCCGTCAAGACTGCCGAGACTG GTTACATCCAGCGTCGTCTCATCAAATCTATGGAGTCTGTAATGGTGAAGTACGATGGCACAGTGCGTAACTCCATCAACCAGGTGGTTCAGCTGCGCTACGGTGAGGACGGCCTGGCAGGAGAGAACGTGGAGTTTCAAAATCTGGCAACAGTCAAACCCTCACACAAGGCATTTGAGAAGaa ATTCCGATTTGATTGCACAAATGAGCGCGCACTGAGGCGGATCCTGCAAGAAGACGTGGTTAAAGACGTGCAGACCAACGCTCATGTACAGGGCGTTTTGGAGAGGGAGTTTGATAGGATGAAAGAGGACAGGGACACCCTTCGAACAATTTTCCCCACTGGAGACAGTAAG gttgTGCTGCCATGCAACCTGGCCAGAATGATCTGGAACGCCCAGAAGATCTTTCGCATCAACACTCGGACCCCAACAGACCTGAATCCACTAAGAGTAGTCGAGG GAGTTCATGAGTTGAGTAAAAAGCTGGTGATTGTGAATGGGGACGACCCACTGAGCAAACAGGCCCAGCAGAATGCCACTCTGCTTTTCAACATCCACCTGCGCTCCACGCTCTGCTCCAAGCGCATGACGGAGGAGTTCCGCCTTTCAACTGAGGCTTTCGACTGGCTGCTGGGAGAGATCGAGACCAAGTTCAACCAGTCCATT GCCCACCCAGGTGAAATGGTTGGAGCTCTGGCTGCCCAGTCGCTGGGAGAGCCAGCCACTCAAATGACTCTAAACACTTTCCACTACGCCGGTGTATCAGCCAAGAACGTAACACTTGGTGTGCCACGTCTAAAGGAGTTGATCAACATCTCCAAGAGGCCCAAGACACCTTCACTTACCGTCTTCCTGCTGGGTCAGGCAGCACGTGACGCTGAGAGGGCCAAGGACATCCTCTGTCGACTAGAGCACACCACACTGCGAAAG GTGACTGCCAACACTGCCATCTATTACGACCCCAACCCTCAGAACACTGTGGTGGCCGAGGACCAGGAGTGGGTGAATGTGTACTACGAGATGCCTGACTTTGATGTGACACGCATTTCCCCTTGGCTGCTGCGCATTGAGCTGGACCGCAAACACATGACTGACCGCAAGCTGACCATGGAGCAGATTGCAGAGAAGATCAACGCAG GTTTTGGAGATGATCTGAACTGTATCTTCAACGACGACAATGCGGAAAAGCTTGTTTTGCGAATCAGAATCATGAACAGCGACGAGAACAAGTTCCAAGAG GATGAGGAGGTGGTAGACAAAATGGATGACGATGTGTTCTTGAGGTGCATCGAGTCCAACATGCTGACAGACATGACCCTACAAGGCATTGAGCAGATCAGCAAG GTGTACATGCACTTGCCCCAGACTGACAATAAGAAAAAGATCATAATCACAGAAGATGGTGAGTTCAAGGCCCTGCAGGAGTGGATCCTCGAGACAGATGGAGTGAGTCTCATGAGAGTGCTCAGCGAGAAGGACGTGGATCCCGTCAGAACCACCTCCAACGACATTGTGGAGATCTTCACG GTCTTGGGAATCGAGGCTGTGCGAAAGGCTCTGGAGAGGGAGTTGTACCACGTCATCTCCTTTGACGGTTCCTACGTCAACTACCGTCACTTGGCTCTGCTCTGTGACACCATGACGTGCCGCGGTCACTTGATGGCCATCACGCGTCACGGCATCAACCGTCAAGACACAGGGCCACTGATGAAGTGTTCCTTCGAGGAAACG GTGGATGTGTTGATGGAGGCATCATCCCATGGAGAAAGTGACCCCATGAAAGGTGTGTCGGAGAACATCATGCTCGGCCAGCTCGCTCCGGCTGGTACAGGCTGCTTTGATTTGCTCCTAGATGCTGAGAAGTGTAAATACGGCATGGAGATTCCTACCAACATACCTGGCATCAGCGTGGCTGGAC CCACTGGAATGTTCTTTGGCACAGTGCCGAGCCCCATGAGTGGTATGTCGCCTGCCATGACACCATGGAACACAGGAGCGACACCAGCCTACGGTGCCTGGTCTCCCAGTGTTG gAAGCGGCATGACCCCTGGGGCAGCAGGTTTCTCTCCCAGTGCAGCATCAGATGCAAGTGGCTTCTCTCCAGGCTACTCCCCAGCCTGGTCCCCGACTCCTGGGTCTCCAGGATCTCCAGGACCAGCCAGTCCATACATCCCATCTCCAG gtggAGCCATGTCACCCAACTACTCACCCACCTCCCCAGCCTACGAGCCACGCTCCCCTGGAGGCTACACCCCTCAGAGCCCGGGCTACTCCCCCACATCCCCCTCCTACTCCCCgacctccc ctccccccaccagCCCCAACTACAGCCCAGCGTCTCCTTCCTACTCTCCCACCTCACCAAGCTACTCCCCAACTTCTCCGTCTTACTCACCCACATCTCCCTCTTATTCGCCAACATCCCCATCCTACTCCCCTACGTCTCCCTCTtactcccccacctctccgtcCTACTCTCCAACCTCGCCGAGCTACAGCCCGACGTCGCCAAGCTATAGCCCAACGTCGCCCAGCTACTCTCCCACCTCGCCTTCTTACTCGCCCACTTCACCTTCCTATTCTCCCACATCTCCCTCTTActcccccacctccccctcATACTCCCCCACATCTCCTTCCTACTCGCCAACGAGTCCAAGCTACAGCCCCACCTCGCCAAACTACACTCCCACCTCTCCCAGTTActcccccacctccccctcTTATTCCCCAACATCACCCTCTTACTCCCCAACCTCTCCCAACTACACCCCGACCAGCCCCAACTACTCTCCCACCTCTCCATCGTATTCCCCAACCTCTCCATCCTACTCCCCTTCCAGTCCACGCTACACCCCACAATCCCCCACCTACACACCCAGCTCACCCTCTTACAGCCCCAGCTCTCCTTCCTACTCCCCCACCTCCCCCAAATACACCCCGACTTCACCCTCATACAGCCCCAGCTCCCCAGAGTACACTCCCACGTCTCCCAAGTATTCCCCTACTTCTCCGAAGTACTCCCCAACATCGCCCAAGTACTCCCCTACTTCTCCCACTTACTCCCCAACAACGCCAAAATACAGCCCCACCTCCCGACTTACTCCCGACCTCCCGACCTACACACCTACCAGCCCCAAGTACTCCCCCA TCCCGACTTACTCCCCGACCTCACCCAAGTATTCACCCGTCTCCCACATACTGCCAACTAGTCCTAAAGGCTCCACTTACAGCCCAACATCGCCATTATACAGCCCCACCTCCCCGACATACAGCCCAGCCATCAGCCCAGAGGACAGTGATGAAGAGAACAACTGA
- the capga gene encoding capping protein (actin filament), gelsolin-like a isoform X1 has product MLPFQAAPGQFGPEVREQGLQVWRVEKMKAVPLDASEVGSFYNGDSYLVLENRGEQGADIYMWIGEKSSRDEQVVCAMLATQLDNFLGGDPVQHREVQGYESPDFMVLFPRGVSYKDGGVESGFRRSQGSGTVHRLYQIKGKRNIRAKEVEMSWNSFNKGDCFILDLGQTIVSWIGSQANIFEKQKVREIASLIRDTDRHGKAKIVDANEGEEPEEMLKVLGQMPALAESTSEEDSKADASNSASLYKVSDATGSMAITKVSGKSPFSRELLVHDDCFILDNGANGKIFVWKGNRANPEERREALQMADNFIEQMKYPRMKTQVEILPQGRETIIFKQFFGNWN; this is encoded by the exons ATGCTCCCATTCCAGGCTGCTCCAGGCCAGTTCGGCCCAGAGGTGCGGGAGCAGGGCCTCCAAGTGTGGAGGGTGGAGAAGATGAAGGCTGTGCCGCTGGACGCCTCAGAGGTGGGATCCTTTTATAACGGGGACTCCTACCTGGTGCTGGAGAACCGCGGCGAGCAGGGAGCCGACATCTACATGTGGATAG GTGAGAAGTCTTCTCGGGACGAGCAGGTGGTGTGTGCCATGCTGGCCACTCAGCTGGACAACTTCCTGGGCGGTGACCCCGTCCAGCACAGGGAGGTTCAGGGCTACGAGTCCCCGGATTTCATGGTGCTCTTCCCCAGAGGTGTCAGCTACAAG gaTGGAGGTGTAGAGTCAGGCTTCAGGAGGTCTCAGGGCTCAGGGACGGTGCACAGGTTGTACCAGATCAAAGGGAAACGTAACATCCGTGCCAAGGAGGTGGAGATGTCCTGGAACAGCTTCAACAAGGGAGACTGCTTCATCCTGGACCTCGGACAG ACCATCGTGTCGTGGATCGGATCTCAAGCCAACATCTTCGAGAAGCAGAAAGTGCGTGAGATCGCCTCGCTGATCCGGGACACGGACAGACACGGCAAAGCCAAAATTGTGGACGCCaatgagggggaggagcctgaaGAGATGCTCAAG GTCCTGGGTCAGATGCCGGCGCTGGCAGAGAGTACGTCAGAGGAGGACAGCAAAGCAGACGCTTCCAACTCTGCCTCGCTCTACAAG GTGTCTGACGCGACGGGTTCCATGGCCATAACCAAAGTGTCGGGGAAGAGCCCGTTTAGTCGGGAGCTGCTGGTTCACGATGACTGCTTCATCCTGGACAACGGCGCCAACGGAAAGATCTTCGTGTGGAAAG GTAATAGAGCGAACCCTGAGGAGAGGCGCGAGGCCTTACAGATGGCGGATAACTTCATCGAACAAATGAAGTATCCCAGGATGAAAACACAG GTGGAGATTCTGCCACAGGGGAGGGAGACCATCATCTTCAAGCAGTTCTTCGGGAACTGGAACTGA
- the capga gene encoding capping protein (actin filament), gelsolin-like a isoform X2, which produces MELESDNMPQVPQEIIHMLPFQAAPGQFGPEVREQGLQVWRVEKMKAVPLDASEVGSFYNGDSYLVLENRGEQGADIYMWIGEKSSRDEQVVCAMLATQLDNFLGGDPVQHREVQGYESPDFMVLFPRGVSYKDGGVESGFRRSQGSGTVHRLYQIKGKRNIRAKEVEMSWNSFNKGDCFILDLGQTIVSWIGSQANIFEKQKVREIASLIRDTDRHGKAKIVDANEGEEPEEMLKVLGQMPALAESTSEEDSKADASNSASLYKVSDATGSMAITKVSGKSPFSRELLVHDDCFILDNGANGKIFVWKGNRANPEERREALQMADNFIEQMKYPRMKTQVEILPQGRETIIFKQFFGNWN; this is translated from the exons ATGGAGCTGGAGTCTGACAACATGCCGCAGGTACCACAGGAGATCATACA TATGCTCCCATTCCAGGCTGCTCCAGGCCAGTTCGGCCCAGAGGTGCGGGAGCAGGGCCTCCAAGTGTGGAGGGTGGAGAAGATGAAGGCTGTGCCGCTGGACGCCTCAGAGGTGGGATCCTTTTATAACGGGGACTCCTACCTGGTGCTGGAGAACCGCGGCGAGCAGGGAGCCGACATCTACATGTGGATAG GTGAGAAGTCTTCTCGGGACGAGCAGGTGGTGTGTGCCATGCTGGCCACTCAGCTGGACAACTTCCTGGGCGGTGACCCCGTCCAGCACAGGGAGGTTCAGGGCTACGAGTCCCCGGATTTCATGGTGCTCTTCCCCAGAGGTGTCAGCTACAAG gaTGGAGGTGTAGAGTCAGGCTTCAGGAGGTCTCAGGGCTCAGGGACGGTGCACAGGTTGTACCAGATCAAAGGGAAACGTAACATCCGTGCCAAGGAGGTGGAGATGTCCTGGAACAGCTTCAACAAGGGAGACTGCTTCATCCTGGACCTCGGACAG ACCATCGTGTCGTGGATCGGATCTCAAGCCAACATCTTCGAGAAGCAGAAAGTGCGTGAGATCGCCTCGCTGATCCGGGACACGGACAGACACGGCAAAGCCAAAATTGTGGACGCCaatgagggggaggagcctgaaGAGATGCTCAAG GTCCTGGGTCAGATGCCGGCGCTGGCAGAGAGTACGTCAGAGGAGGACAGCAAAGCAGACGCTTCCAACTCTGCCTCGCTCTACAAG GTGTCTGACGCGACGGGTTCCATGGCCATAACCAAAGTGTCGGGGAAGAGCCCGTTTAGTCGGGAGCTGCTGGTTCACGATGACTGCTTCATCCTGGACAACGGCGCCAACGGAAAGATCTTCGTGTGGAAAG GTAATAGAGCGAACCCTGAGGAGAGGCGCGAGGCCTTACAGATGGCGGATAACTTCATCGAACAAATGAAGTATCCCAGGATGAAAACACAG GTGGAGATTCTGCCACAGGGGAGGGAGACCATCATCTTCAAGCAGTTCTTCGGGAACTGGAACTGA